A single window of Synergistes jonesii DNA harbors:
- a CDS encoding iron-containing alcohol dehydrogenase gives MFYTFHQPVKVLYGVGAVAKIGEVVKDGNYTKAFVVYDSGVKGAGIVDKVTKGLEASGIGYELYDKVIPDPPSYLVDEGFKVFEKSGCDCVIAVGGGSSIDTAKGINILRFNEGPILRYANPENVIGRSPGLITIPTTAGTGSEVSNGLIISDPETHIKNLLVCYNAMSEFCVIDPELMMGMPKKLTAYTGSDVLAHLVESYTTNVSTKLNELISEKFISVVYEWLPQAVDNGQNIEARENMGIASSMGGWCLSLAFAHAGHSIAHTLGAKYGMVHGAACAYADPEVLRWIAPTCPGKIKKIAEMLGATFKGNETPEQIGEKVCEVYKAFNDRIGIPPIETWNCDLSRLDEVAEAVSVEACGNFSVQPLTFDAAKMLLKKIFGVA, from the coding sequence ATGTTTTACACTTTTCATCAGCCGGTTAAGGTTCTTTATGGTGTAGGTGCAGTTGCAAAAATAGGAGAAGTGGTCAAAGACGGTAACTATACGAAGGCATTCGTCGTGTATGATAGCGGCGTAAAGGGCGCGGGCATAGTGGATAAAGTGACTAAAGGGCTCGAAGCCTCGGGTATTGGCTATGAGCTTTACGACAAGGTCATTCCCGATCCCCCGTCCTATCTCGTGGACGAAGGCTTCAAGGTCTTTGAAAAATCCGGCTGCGACTGCGTTATTGCCGTAGGCGGCGGCAGTAGCATAGATACCGCGAAAGGTATTAACATATTGCGTTTCAACGAAGGCCCCATACTCAGATACGCCAACCCTGAAAACGTGATTGGACGTTCGCCCGGTTTGATTACGATCCCGACGACAGCCGGCACGGGAAGTGAGGTCTCAAACGGCCTTATCATAAGCGATCCCGAAACTCATATAAAGAATCTGCTTGTGTGCTACAACGCCATGTCGGAGTTCTGTGTGATCGATCCCGAGCTTATGATGGGAATGCCCAAGAAGCTTACGGCTTATACAGGCAGCGACGTGCTTGCACATCTTGTGGAGTCTTATACCACCAACGTTTCTACAAAGCTAAATGAGCTTATATCCGAAAAATTTATCTCTGTAGTTTACGAGTGGTTACCTCAAGCGGTGGATAACGGCCAAAACATCGAAGCCAGAGAAAACATGGGCATAGCCTCCTCTATGGGAGGCTGGTGTCTGTCGCTTGCGTTTGCGCACGCAGGGCACTCCATAGCACACACTCTGGGTGCTAAATACGGTATGGTTCACGGCGCCGCATGTGCGTATGCCGATCCCGAAGTGCTTCGTTGGATAGCCCCCACTTGTCCCGGCAAGATCAAAAAGATAGCCGAGATGTTGGGCGCGACCTTCAAAGGGAACGAGACGCCCGAACAGATCGGCGAGAAGGTCTGCGAGGTCTACAAAGCGTTCAACGATCGCATAGGTATTCCACCGATCGAAACTTGGAACTGTGACCTCTCGCGTCTTGACGAAGTCGCCGAAGCAGTTTCGGTTGAAGCGTGCGGCAATTTCTCCGTGCAACCCCTGACGTTTGATGCCGCAAAGATGCTTCTCAAAAAGATCTTCGGTGTAGCATAA
- a CDS encoding IS256 family transposase, which produces WPKVCSRLYGRRAFQCEAGRPNVKKAVYVAIGTRLDGHREVLGLWVGGNESAKYWVGVLNEIRNRGTEDIFIISVDGLTGFADAISAVYPKAEIQRCIVHQIRYTTKFVSYKDIKAFMNDLKGVYQAPTLEQAEEGLDRLEEKWGSKYPSSVASWRNNWPQLSAYFKYPYELRRMIYTTNQIENYNRQLRKVTKTRTIFPSDDALFKLLYLATMDITEKWTGRDRDWSKILSQLCIYFEERIEPGDLE; this is translated from the coding sequence TGGCCAAAAGTATGCAGTCGTCTTTATGGACGCCGTGCATTTCAATGTGAGGCAGGACGGCCGAACGTCAAGAAAGCCGTTTATGTTGCTATTGGGACAAGACTGGACGGGCATCGTGAAGTCCTTGGCCTGTGGGTCGGCGGAAATGAGAGCGCCAAGTACTGGGTCGGTGTCCTTAACGAGATCCGTAATCGCGGCACCGAAGATATTTTCATTATCTCCGTCGACGGCCTGACAGGCTTTGCAGATGCGATAAGCGCCGTATATCCCAAGGCCGAAATCCAGCGCTGCATTGTCCATCAGATCCGTTACACGACAAAATTCGTCTCTTACAAGGACATTAAGGCTTTTATGAATGATTTGAAGGGTGTCTATCAGGCTCCTACACTGGAGCAGGCCGAGGAAGGGCTTGACAGACTTGAAGAGAAGTGGGGCTCGAAATACCCGTCTTCGGTAGCGAGCTGGCGGAACAACTGGCCTCAGTTATCCGCTTATTTCAAGTATCCCTATGAGCTGCGCCGGATGATCTATACGACAAACCAGATCGAGAACTACAACCGGCAGCTCAGGAAAGTGACAAAAACACGTACGATCTTCCCCTCAGACGACGCCCTTTTCAAGCTCCTTTATCTTGCGACGATGGACATCACTGAAAAGTGGACCGGCAGGGACAGGGACTGGAGTAAAATTCTGTCACAGCTGTGCATTTACTTTGAGGAACGCATAGAACCCGGAGATCTGGAATAG